The DNA segment CGCGCCGGACGTTCTGCGGGACTCCTACACCCTATCCCTGTCCGGTCTGTTCGGCGGACTCACGAAAAGACAAATCGGTCTCCTCGTCAACGCGACGGACGAGGGATACTTCGACATTCCCAAACGCACGTCCATGGACCGGTTGGCTACCAAGGAGGGCATCGGCGAATCGACGATGCAGGAACATCTGAGCAAAGCGGAGTCCAAATTGCTCCGAGCCCTCGCGCCTTACCTGCACCTGTACGAGAGCTCCCTTTGAGCCGAACGCGGCGGCGTGCCTTAGGAGGGCACGCGCGACTTGCCCCAGCGCATGCATGTCCTCGTGTGCGGAAGGGCGAACGTCTCCACCAAGTCCGCGATGACCGCTCCGAGGTCCTCGTACGACTCCTCGAGGGCCGCCTGTTCCGTCATCATGGCTCCGCCGTCGTCATCGGGGCGTCCGTTTGCGAGTGAGCTGGCTTTCGCGATTGAGCTTCTTCGTGTTGATCTTGCGGAAGATGTCGATCACGTCGTAAATCTCAGGTTGGGCGACGTGATAGTAGACGGTCGTCCCTTCCTGTCGGCGCTCGAGCACGCCCGTCTCCCGGAGGAACTTGAGGTGAATCGAGAGGTTGGGCTGGCTTACATGCGTCAAGGAGACCAG comes from the Thermoplasmata archaeon genome and includes:
- a CDS encoding metalloregulator ArsR/SmtB family transcription factor; this encodes MKDEAYELHAQVCRSLSSPVRLKVLDLLRKGERSVKELVSLTHVSQPNLSIHLKFLRETGVLERRQEGTTVYYHVAQPEIYDVIDIFRKINTKKLNRESQLTRKRTPR